TGCAGTTCGGAAGGATCCAGGCTATTTAGCTGTTCCGCCAATAGACTTCGCCGCCCAGAGCGATCGGGCGCAAACCACTGTTCCACAACTGCCCGCAGAGGTGTCGTATCCAAATAGCAGCGACGAACGATTCGCTTCGCAAACTCTGTAGCTGGAGCTTCGGATGTTTTGGGATTCCCGAGCCAAGTGAGCAACAGCTCTTTAGCGTGGTGTGGTCCTAAGAGCGCCGCTTGTCGATCGCTCGGCTCACCGATTTGAGCGAGGCCGACAGTTCGCAGGGACGGCGTGGTGGTGGTTTTCGTATCGAGTTCCCGTCCGTTCTCGAACCAATGGCGACAGACGGTCGCGTCGGCCCACAGGTAACTGACGACGGTCTCGGTGACGCGTCTTTCATCCGCTCGATCCGCCGGTGCGATCACGTAGGCATCATGCAACGGGGTTCTTGCGGCGGGAACAGACGGCCAACCGACTCCCGAATCTCCCGGATAACCGTGCCCGGGCTGAAGGTAATACTCCATCTCGCTCAGCGCGGACTTGGTCGCGTGCAGGGCGATCGGTCTCGACGGGTCACCTTGAAATCGGTTGGTCGTCAGAAGCGAGACAATTGAGACACTTTCGAGCGCCTGCTCGTCAAGGATATGACGCAGCAGATAGACGACATCAAAGTACATTCCGCTGCCGGTCCCACCGGTCAGTGAGGCAACCACATAAACCTTCAGCGGCAGATTTTTCTGGGGCTGGCCTTGATCTCCGAGTGAATCGGCGACTGAATCTTTCAGTTCAGCGACCGCGTTGGCTAGGGTTTCAAGTACTTGTTGACTGTGATCGAGTAACGCGAGCCGACCGAGTGGGCGCATTCCGCCGGTTTGCCCATTGCGTGGAACATTATAGATCCACCTCCGAGATATCGACGCGAGGCGTTGAGTCCCCGCCGTTCGATACTCCTGTGGCGTTTTCAAGTTTGCGGTGACAATGTATGGCCGTTTCGCTTGATCGGTCGGATCAATTAACATTGCCGATTGAGTGGCGTCTCGATCGGTGTCGATCAGGACACTGTGGAGCGTCAGCGGTGAACTGGCCCCTCGATCGAAAACTCGACTCCGTATCTGATTCAAAGCGTCAAGACCGGTGCCGCCCAAGGCGACGACTAACGTCTGTGTTGGCTGCGTCCCAGGCGTATCTCGCTGCTGATGGGTCAACTGAGGAAGATCAACCACCGAAGTATCGGCGGACACGGTTGCCGGTGGCGGTTCAGTTGGAACCGCAACGACGCCATGTGGATTCACTAGCTTGTTGACGAAATCGGCGCATGATTCGAATCGACGTTCGGGTTGTTTTTCCAGAGCACGCGCGACAATCGGTCGATCGGTGGCCGGTAGCGGAGATAAGTTGGGAGCATTATGAACGTGCTGAGTCGCTAGCTGAGCGATCGTTCGTCCATCAAAGGGACGGGTGCTCGTCAACATTTCTTGATAGAGCACCGCTAAAGAATACTGGTCGCTATGCAAACTCGGCCGGCCGTCAAAAACTTCTGGTGGCGCATAAATCGGTGTCAAACCACCGACCAAACTGCAATCCGCTTCGCCGAGGTCTTTCAGCAATCCAAAATCCGCAACCTTAACGCGCCCGCCGACCATCAAAAGGTTGCCCGGTTTGATATCCAAGTGCTGAAGCTTGTAATGCTGATGCAAGTAGTCGAGCGCCTCGGCGGCATCACGTAGGTAATTCAGCAAAACGTCACGAGGGACACCACACGATCCACGTTTCCGATGCCCGCGAAAAGTGTCTTCTAGGGTTCCGTCTGCTAGTTCCGTAACAATAACAAGTTGCCCATCAATGAACTCGAATCGCTCCAAGGTCAAAATGAATGGGTGCTGGATACCACGAATGCGTTCAAGCGATTTAAGCTCTTGTGAAGCATGTCGTTCGCCGTGTCTGCCGTAAACAAACTTGACCGCTTTCTTCAAACCGCCTGGCGCAACGGCCTGCCACACCTCGCCAAAACCGCCTTGGCCAAGTCGCTTTTCGAGGACATAACCTTCGATCGGTTCGTATCCGGCTTCGATCAGATGATTCGTGACAGTGGGCATCTTCGTTATTAAATTCACGAGCGGCGATTAGAGGTCGCTGAAGTAACTACGGCAGGCGCGTTCGAGATAGTCCGGACGCATTGATGGTGGCTGTTGCCGGTATCTGCAGAACGCTTCGACTTGTTTCAAAAGGTCACGTGGATGACAGCGACGCGGACTACGATCGGTCTTTTGGTAAAACGCCAACATGTACTCGGCTGCTTCCGGCGTATCGGCGAATCCCATTTGCCGCATGACGTTCTTCATCAGTTCCCGGTACTCGTTCGCGTCAGGATCGCCAACGAAAATTTTGTAGGGGACGCGTCGCAAGAAGGCCTCATCGACCAAGTCATTGGGGTCGAGGTTGGTTGAAAAGATCAACAATTGTTCGAACGGAATCTGGATTTTCTTTCCCGTCGGAAGCGTTAGGAAATCACACCGATTCTCCAACGGGACGATCCACCGATTGAGCAACTCTTCGGGTGCGATTCGTTGACGTCCGAAGTCATCGATCAACAAACACCCGCAGTTACTTTTCATCTGCAGCGGCGCTTCGCAGATATTGCTTCGAGGATCATGGCGTACTTCTAGGTTGTCCATGATCAACTCACCACCGACCATTACCGTCGGGCGCTGAATCCGTAACCAGCGTCGATCCCACTCTTGGGCCTTAAGAATTTTCCCGTTGGTTTCGGGCACCGGAGCGGACCGATGGAATGCATCGTCCTGCAGCTTGATCAAATTTCCATCATCCAGGATCGCATGGGGGATCCAGATTTCTTGCCCTAGACATTCGGTCAAACACCGGGCGATCGTCGTTTTTCCGTTTCCAGGTTCGCCGAACAAGAATAAGCCAGAATTGCTGTTGATCGCCGGTCCCAAGCAGTCCAGAAGTTCACGTTGATACGAAATCTGTGACATCGCTTTGCTCAGTTGCCGTTCGGTCACCGGATCAAGTCCGGCTGCCTGTGCTTCGACACTGAGCACGTAGTCGGACAAGGGAACCGGAGCCGGGCCGACATAGCTGCATTGCTTCATCTGCGTCTGAGCTCGGTTCTGCCCCATCTCGGTTAACGAGTAGTAGTAGTCGTTAAAGGGAGCGGGGCGAACATGCGCGATCAACTTTCGCGTGCGCATCGCATCAAGGATGGGATCGATCACCTTGAACGGCAATCCGATGAACTCGGAAAGATTGCGACCGCTCATCGTTCCAACGCTGAGGAACGTTTTTAAGATTAGGCCCTCGACATAGGAATCGCTGAGTCCGGTTTCAGGCAGCGAATTGGTTT
Above is a genomic segment from Roseiconus lacunae containing:
- a CDS encoding serine/threonine protein kinase, encoding MPTVTNHLIEAGYEPIEGYVLEKRLGQGGFGEVWQAVAPGGLKKAVKFVYGRHGERHASQELKSLERIRGIQHPFILTLERFEFIDGQLVIVTELADGTLEDTFRGHRKRGSCGVPRDVLLNYLRDAAEALDYLHQHYKLQHLDIKPGNLLMVGGRVKVADFGLLKDLGEADCSLVGGLTPIYAPPEVFDGRPSLHSDQYSLAVLYQEMLTSTRPFDGRTIAQLATQHVHNAPNLSPLPATDRPIVARALEKQPERRFESCADFVNKLVNPHGVVAVPTEPPPATVSADTSVVDLPQLTHQQRDTPGTQPTQTLVVALGGTGLDALNQIRSRVFDRGASSPLTLHSVLIDTDRDATQSAMLIDPTDQAKRPYIVTANLKTPQEYRTAGTQRLASISRRWIYNVPRNGQTGGMRPLGRLALLDHSQQVLETLANAVAELKDSVADSLGDQGQPQKNLPLKVYVVASLTGGTGSGMYFDVVYLLRHILDEQALESVSIVSLLTTNRFQGDPSRPIALHATKSALSEMEYYLQPGHGYPGDSGVGWPSVPAARTPLHDAYVIAPADRADERRVTETVVSYLWADATVCRHWFENGRELDTKTTTTPSLRTVGLAQIGEPSDRQAALLGPHHAKELLLTWLGNPKTSEAPATEFAKRIVRRCYLDTTPLRAVVEQWFAPDRSGRRSLLAEQLNSLDPSELHDDDRIHSCINHWLNHVIDGEHADLIADQSLQQVKRDLRLFLQDRRLDLSSTITALRLLKSHCDGLRQQFVAGENSPQTPSSPTNQASTNGRDAAYHRDALAKACDLGEMLLTRKARLVAIDIVNEIGTGLTELVEIYSDASARVVQGIQTLSKELDGQPNPWDDPNSPPESPRKTVLLRLHENCVASHLFTVIEAPNSTAIENWVAELKLESSDITRQCIKESTDTTQDRDFGPSCETTTSMLPNQAAASDTSGMDKTQTWTGSSVPNVMSVEAAIDVVRPTLMECGGKQRMYLICRDEHEKNELLSQMPESSREHVSTFVGGTDAPLLIHEGQQISLAGILGWLDSLTGDDGKISRRLASRSDLDW
- a CDS encoding ATP-binding protein: MSVSVHDTQAVDIGLLGSLLTDDTFWPAETNSLPETGLSDSYVEGLILKTFLSVGTMSGRNLSEFIGLPFKVIDPILDAMRTRKLIAHVRPAPFNDYYYSLTEMGQNRAQTQMKQCSYVGPAPVPLSDYVLSVEAQAAGLDPVTERQLSKAMSQISYQRELLDCLGPAINSNSGLFLFGEPGNGKTTIARCLTECLGQEIWIPHAILDDGNLIKLQDDAFHRSAPVPETNGKILKAQEWDRRWLRIQRPTVMVGGELIMDNLEVRHDPRSNICEAPLQMKSNCGCLLIDDFGRQRIAPEELLNRWIVPLENRCDFLTLPTGKKIQIPFEQLLIFSTNLDPNDLVDEAFLRRVPYKIFVGDPDANEYRELMKNVMRQMGFADTPEAAEYMLAFYQKTDRSPRRCHPRDLLKQVEAFCRYRQQPPSMRPDYLERACRSYFSDL